A single Nitrosospira multiformis ATCC 25196 DNA region contains:
- a CDS encoding XrtA system polysaccharide chain length determinant, which produces MEELTTQLLVYLKGIWKYRWAAVAAAWVVAVIGWVIVYKLPDDYQASARIYVDTQNVLKPLLQGMTVSPDTQQQISIMSRTLISRPNVERVIRMVDLDIKAKDTKDQERLVKELMDKIKLGTTGRDNLFTISYNNQNPRLAKEIVQSLLTLFVEGGLGNKSQDSSSAIRFIDEQIKSYEEKLIAGENNLKAFKQKNIGIMPQQGNDYYSQLSQAMDDLNKTKLELREAQQARDAIKRQITGDEPVLLVDQGESGSASSIVNVELDSRIQALNKNLDALRLNYTELHPDIIAAKRLIAQLEERKIEEAKLTRNGSDPGKNYSPMLQQLNVALADAEADVASMNARVEEYSARYERLKSLSNAVPQVEAELAQLNRDYQVNKANYEKLLERRESAKISGDLGSTTDLVSFRVIDPPTVSDRPVGPDRGKFFSIIFLGSLLAGIGIAFVISQVRPTFHSQTSLREISGKPILGSIPMIWTDKEKVKRRKRLYAFGLSLLSLLGLYGILMLKIA; this is translated from the coding sequence ATGGAGGAGCTGACAACCCAACTGCTGGTTTACCTGAAAGGGATATGGAAATATCGTTGGGCTGCTGTGGCGGCAGCCTGGGTCGTCGCGGTGATCGGCTGGGTCATCGTTTATAAACTCCCTGATGATTACCAGGCGTCCGCCAGGATTTATGTCGATACGCAAAATGTGTTGAAGCCGTTGTTGCAGGGCATGACGGTTTCCCCAGATACGCAGCAACAGATTTCGATCATGAGCCGTACCCTGATCAGCCGTCCCAATGTGGAGAGAGTCATTCGCATGGTGGATCTGGATATCAAGGCAAAAGACACCAAGGATCAGGAAAGGCTCGTGAAGGAGCTCATGGATAAAATCAAACTGGGGACCACGGGACGGGATAACCTCTTCACTATTTCCTATAACAACCAGAATCCAAGGCTCGCCAAAGAGATTGTCCAATCTTTATTGACCCTTTTTGTTGAAGGGGGACTTGGGAACAAGAGCCAGGATTCTTCATCGGCCATACGCTTCATTGATGAGCAAATCAAATCCTATGAGGAGAAGCTGATCGCAGGGGAAAATAATCTCAAGGCATTCAAACAGAAAAACATCGGAATAATGCCGCAACAAGGCAATGATTACTATTCACAGTTGTCGCAGGCGATGGACGATCTCAATAAAACCAAGCTGGAACTGCGCGAGGCCCAGCAGGCGAGAGATGCGATCAAACGCCAGATCACCGGTGATGAACCTGTTCTCCTCGTGGATCAGGGTGAAAGCGGATCGGCTTCATCGATAGTCAATGTGGAACTTGATTCTCGAATCCAGGCTTTGAACAAGAATCTCGACGCACTCAGGCTAAACTACACGGAGTTGCACCCGGATATCATTGCAGCGAAACGGCTCATTGCCCAGCTTGAGGAACGCAAGATCGAAGAGGCCAAACTGACCAGGAACGGCTCGGATCCGGGCAAAAACTATAGTCCGATGTTGCAGCAACTCAATGTGGCACTGGCGGATGCGGAAGCTGACGTGGCATCCATGAATGCCCGGGTGGAAGAATATAGCGCTCGTTACGAGCGCCTCAAGTCCTTGAGCAATGCAGTGCCGCAGGTTGAAGCTGAACTGGCCCAGCTCAACCGGGATTATCAGGTAAACAAGGCAAACTACGAAAAACTTCTCGAGCGGCGCGAATCAGCCAAAATATCGGGAGATCTGGGTTCCACCACAGACCTGGTTTCGTTCCGTGTCATTGATCCCCCGACAGTTTCTGACAGGCCCGTTGGCCCGGACCGGGGAAAATTCTTCTCCATCATTTTCCTGGGTTCTTTGCTGGCGGGGATCGGTATAGCCTTCGTTATCAGCCAGGTTAGGCCTACCTTCCACAGCCAGACCAGTCTGCGGGAAATTTCGGGTAAGCCGATACTGGGGTCAATTCCGATGATCTGGACAGATAAGGAAAAGGTAAAGCGCAGAAAGCGCCTCTATGCATTCGGATTATCCTTGCTGTCCTTGTTAGGCCTGTATGGCATCCTTATGCTGAAGATAGCGTGA
- a CDS encoding XrtA/PEP-CTERM system exopolysaccharide export protein, which produces MRTATWFSCFAVVLPLLSLGGCKTYPSLNPDEKPVAHDYLIGPGDNVDIIVWRNPEVSMAVPVRPDGKITTPLVEDLSASGKTSTQLARDIEEALSKYIQQPVVTVVVTEFVGPYSEQIRVIGEAAEPQALPYREEMTLMDVLIAVGGMTDFAAGNRARIVRNVDGKQHQFSVRLDDLIRDGDVTANVPMKQGDVLVIPESYF; this is translated from the coding sequence ATCCGTACCGCAACATGGTTCTCTTGTTTTGCTGTTGTACTTCCCCTTCTTTCCCTTGGGGGTTGCAAAACCTACCCCTCCTTGAATCCAGATGAAAAACCCGTTGCACACGATTACCTGATCGGCCCGGGAGATAATGTCGATATCATTGTCTGGCGCAATCCCGAAGTTTCCATGGCGGTGCCCGTTCGGCCTGATGGCAAGATTACCACCCCTCTGGTAGAGGATCTGTCGGCAAGTGGAAAGACCTCGACGCAGCTTGCGCGAGATATCGAGGAGGCATTGTCGAAGTACATCCAGCAACCGGTCGTGACGGTTGTGGTGACAGAATTTGTAGGTCCATATTCCGAGCAGATCCGGGTGATAGGGGAAGCAGCCGAACCTCAGGCATTGCCTTATCGGGAGGAGATGACGCTGATGGACGTCCTGATTGCGGTAGGTGGTATGACTGATTTTGCCGCGGGTAATCGCGCTAGGATAGTACGTAACGTGGATGGGAAACAACATCAGTTCAGCGTGCGGTTGGACGACCTGATCCGGGATGGGGATGTGACGGCCAACGTACCCATGAAGCAGGGAGATGTACTTGTCATACCGGAAAGTTATTTCTGA